The Aeromicrobium sp. Leaf245 genome includes a region encoding these proteins:
- a CDS encoding PAC2 family protein, which translates to MQSIPPLNDPWMVAAFEGWNDAGDAASSVVDHLVDEWDAQVLAELDPEDYYDFQVSRPIVHPDEDGARVLHWPTPTLFHARPRSSDRDVLLFKAPEPNFRWKGFCSTVLGLARLAGVTEVVTLGALLADTPHTRPVPVSGSTIDPVLAERLSLRPSSYVGPVGINAVLGDVASAEGLPAISLWAAVPHYVADPPCPKATLALLGALEDAVGVALPQGSLEEMAQAWQHGADDLMGQDPEIAEYVAELESEHTTDELPEASGDAIAREFERYLRRRNVDGGP; encoded by the coding sequence GTGCAGTCGATCCCCCCTCTGAACGATCCCTGGATGGTGGCGGCGTTCGAGGGTTGGAACGACGCCGGTGACGCCGCGTCGTCCGTCGTCGACCACCTCGTCGACGAGTGGGACGCGCAGGTCCTGGCCGAGCTCGACCCGGAGGACTACTACGACTTCCAGGTCTCGCGCCCGATCGTCCACCCCGACGAGGACGGCGCGCGGGTGCTGCACTGGCCCACGCCGACGCTGTTCCACGCCCGCCCCCGGTCGTCGGACCGTGACGTGCTGCTCTTCAAGGCGCCCGAGCCGAACTTCCGCTGGAAGGGCTTCTGCTCGACCGTGCTCGGCCTGGCGAGGCTGGCCGGGGTCACCGAGGTGGTCACGCTCGGTGCCCTGCTGGCCGACACCCCGCACACGCGGCCGGTGCCGGTGAGCGGCTCCACCATCGACCCGGTCCTCGCCGAGCGTCTCTCCCTCCGCCCGTCCAGCTACGTCGGACCGGTCGGCATCAACGCGGTCCTGGGCGACGTGGCCTCGGCCGAGGGCCTCCCCGCCATCTCGTTGTGGGCGGCGGTGCCGCACTACGTGGCCGACCCGCCCTGCCCCAAGGCCACCCTCGCGCTGCTCGGCGCCCTGGAGGACGCGGTCGGTGTCGCGCTCCCCCAGGGGTCGCTGGAGGAGATGGCGCAGGCGTGGCAGCACGGCGCCGACGACCTCATGGGCCAGGATCCCGAGATCGCCGAGTACGTCGCGGAGCTGGAGAGCGAGCACACCACCGACGAGCTGCCCGAGGCCAGCGGCGACGCGATCGCGCGCGAGTTCGAGCGGTACCTGCGTCGGCGCAACGTCGACGGCGGCCCGTGA
- a CDS encoding DUF2786 domain-containing protein, whose amino-acid sequence MSEDAKLRKIRQLLVLAEDPGATPAEAQACRDKAERLMAQYGIDAALLAKDGHRAVGIVDAFVRLDAPYVRDKATLAVHVAHAMRCQSVLVGAEPCISVHVFGLEADVRCTEILVTSLLLQAAHELARVEIPRGEHVAAFKRSWWQGFSQAVYVRLRTVEDDARAQAQAGRDDGEPSVEMVLADRSHEVEQVMHERYGSLRRAPRRRLSGTGIDHGYASGERADLGRGTSLTTRD is encoded by the coding sequence GTGAGCGAGGACGCCAAGCTCCGCAAGATCCGTCAGCTGCTGGTGCTGGCCGAGGACCCCGGGGCGACGCCGGCCGAGGCGCAGGCGTGCCGCGACAAGGCCGAGCGGCTCATGGCCCAGTACGGCATCGACGCCGCGCTGCTGGCCAAGGACGGGCATCGCGCCGTCGGGATCGTCGACGCCTTCGTCCGCCTCGACGCGCCGTACGTGCGCGACAAGGCCACCCTCGCCGTGCACGTGGCCCACGCGATGCGCTGCCAGTCGGTGCTGGTGGGTGCCGAGCCCTGCATCTCGGTGCACGTGTTCGGGCTCGAGGCCGACGTCCGGTGCACCGAGATCCTGGTCACCAGCCTGCTGCTCCAGGCCGCCCACGAGCTCGCGCGGGTCGAGATCCCGCGCGGCGAGCACGTCGCCGCATTCAAGCGGTCCTGGTGGCAGGGGTTCTCCCAGGCGGTCTACGTGCGGCTGCGGACCGTCGAGGACGACGCACGAGCGCAGGCACAGGCCGGGCGCGACGACGGCGAGCCGTCGGTCGAGATGGTGCTCGCCGACCGCAGCCACGAGGTCGAGCAGGTCATGCACGAACGCTACGGATCGTTGCGCCGGGCACCCCGTCGACGCCTGAGCGGCACCGGCATCGACCACGGCTACGCCAGCGGTGAGCGGGCCGACCTGGGCCGCGGCACGTCGCTCACGACCCGCGACTGA